Proteins encoded in a region of the Bacteroidales bacterium genome:
- a CDS encoding GIY-YIG nuclease family protein, whose translation MTKTYFVYILTNKRNGTLYIGFTDDLERRVGEHKRKEVDSFSKKYHLDKLVYYEQFDSNSEAFLRERRMKKWKRDWKIQLIESMNPQWNDLAWDWE comes from the coding sequence ATGACTAAAACCTATTTTGTTTATATACTCACAAATAAAAGAAATGGAACACTTTACATAGGTTTTACAGATGATCTGGAGCGCAGAGTCGGTGAACACAAAAGGAAGGAAGTAGATAGTTTTTCAAAGAAATATCACCTGGATAAACTTGTTTATTATGAACAATTTGATTCCAACTCGGAAGCTTTTCTGAGAGAACGCAGAATGAAAAAATGGAAAAGAGACTGGAAAATTCAGCTCATTGAATCCATGAATCCACAATGGAACGACCTTGCGTGGGACTGGGAGTAA
- a CDS encoding sulfatase, whose translation MKPSYFFINALAGTLMFSAFGCGQKEKPHERKRPNILFAMADDASYPHMSAYGTEWVETPGFDRVAENGILFNNAYVNNAKSAPCRSILLTGRHSWQLEEAANHVPYFPEKFKTYAEELSDSGYFVGYTGKGWAPGDPGTRNGEPRHLTGTPYQSETTEPPASYISNTDYAGNFKQFLDDRSGDKPFCFWYGGYEPHRAYEFRAGINKAGKQLSDIDDVYDFWPDNDSVRKDMLDYAYEIEYFDKHLRQMLTLLEMRGELENTLVVVTADNGMPFPRIKGQVYEPSNHMPLAIMWAEGIVNPGRKVDDFVSFVDFAPTFLELAGVNPEKTEMEPIEGESLIDIFYSEKSGLVDTTRNYALIGKERHDVGRPDDNSYPVRGIVTDQYLYLRNFEPSRWPAGPPVTGYLNCDGSPTKTVVLDRRGESEPQDYWELCFGKRPGEELYNIQKDPDCMNNLAGDPEFEEVKNRLQEQLFSKLKEQGDPRMSGEGDVFDEYEYAGEAHRNFYNRYMEGEDIDAGWVNESDFRVTREEWKKRN comes from the coding sequence ATGAAACCATCTTATTTTTTCATCAATGCATTAGCAGGCACGCTTATGTTTAGTGCATTTGGCTGCGGCCAGAAGGAGAAGCCCCATGAAAGAAAACGCCCGAATATTCTTTTCGCCATGGCAGATGATGCTTCTTATCCTCATATGAGCGCCTATGGCACCGAATGGGTAGAAACCCCTGGTTTCGACCGGGTGGCCGAAAACGGCATCCTTTTCAATAATGCTTATGTAAACAATGCCAAAAGTGCTCCCTGCCGGTCCATCCTGCTTACAGGCCGGCATTCCTGGCAACTGGAAGAGGCTGCGAACCATGTACCTTATTTCCCCGAAAAATTTAAGACCTATGCCGAGGAACTTTCCGATTCCGGTTATTTTGTAGGATATACTGGTAAAGGCTGGGCTCCCGGGGATCCGGGGACAAGAAACGGCGAGCCGCGCCATCTGACCGGCACACCCTACCAATCTGAGACAACCGAGCCTCCGGCTTCCTATATTTCCAATACCGACTACGCGGGCAATTTCAAACAGTTTCTGGATGACCGTTCGGGGGATAAACCTTTCTGTTTCTGGTATGGCGGCTATGAACCGCACCGGGCATATGAATTCCGTGCCGGTATAAATAAGGCCGGAAAGCAGTTATCGGATATTGATGATGTATATGATTTCTGGCCTGACAATGATTCGGTGAGAAAAGACATGCTGGATTATGCTTACGAGATTGAATATTTTGACAAGCACCTACGTCAGATGCTAACCTTGCTTGAAATGCGGGGAGAACTGGAAAATACCCTGGTGGTGGTCACTGCCGATAACGGTATGCCGTTTCCCCGGATAAAAGGTCAGGTCTATGAGCCTTCCAATCACATGCCGCTGGCCATTATGTGGGCAGAAGGTATTGTGAACCCCGGCCGAAAAGTAGATGATTTTGTGAGCTTTGTCGATTTTGCGCCCACCTTTCTTGAGCTGGCAGGGGTTAATCCTGAGAAAACAGAGATGGAGCCCATCGAAGGCGAGAGCCTGATCGATATTTTCTATTCTGAAAAATCGGGTTTGGTTGATACCACCCGAAATTACGCCCTGATAGGTAAGGAGCGGCACGATGTGGGCCGCCCGGATGACAATAGCTATCCTGTAAGGGGAATTGTCACCGACCAATATCTGTACCTGAGAAATTTTGAACCTTCCCGCTGGCCTGCCGGACCACCGGTAACAGGTTACCTGAACTGTGACGGTAGTCCTACAAAAACTGTCGTGCTCGATCGCCGGGGTGAGTCAGAACCACAAGATTACTGGGAGCTTTGCTTTGGCAAGCGACCCGGGGAGGAGCTGTATAATATACAGAAGGATCCCGACTGTATGAACAACCTGGCCGGTGATCCGGAATTTGAAGAGGTAAAAAACCGGTTGCAGGAGCAATTGTTCAGTAAGCTGAAAGAACAGGGAGATCCCCGGATGTCAGGCGAGGGTGATGTTTTCGACGAATATGAATATGCCGGCGAAGCCCACCGCAATTTTTATAACCGCTATATGGAGGGCGAAGACATCGACGCCGGCTGGGTCAACGAGTCTGATTTCAGGGTGACAAGAGAAGAATGGAAGAAAAGGAATTAG
- a CDS encoding sigma-70 family RNA polymerase sigma factor translates to MNADKTINLNDLVEKYTGDLYSWALHKVSNAEIAKDLVQDTFLAAAEKIDTFKGNSSPKTWLFAILNNKITDHYRKKVNQTVNIDHQFFSRFFDEEGTWNKDKLPGDWKEDEQHLLDDTNFQKLLDECLEALPDTWNTAIKLKYLLSKKGREICQELGISPSNYWQIIHRAKLQLRDCIETNWITDL, encoded by the coding sequence ATGAATGCTGACAAAACAATCAATCTGAACGATCTGGTTGAAAAGTACACGGGCGATTTGTATTCCTGGGCATTACACAAAGTATCCAATGCGGAAATAGCCAAAGACCTTGTGCAGGATACATTTTTGGCGGCTGCAGAAAAAATTGATACCTTCAAAGGAAACAGCTCCCCGAAAACCTGGCTTTTCGCCATCCTTAACAACAAAATCACAGACCATTACCGAAAAAAAGTCAATCAGACGGTAAATATCGACCATCAGTTTTTTTCCAGATTCTTCGATGAAGAAGGAACCTGGAACAAGGATAAATTACCCGGGGACTGGAAGGAAGATGAACAGCATCTTCTGGATGATACAAATTTTCAAAAATTACTTGATGAATGCCTTGAAGCGCTCCCCGATACGTGGAATACAGCAATAAAATTAAAATATCTTCTCAGCAAAAAAGGCAGGGAAATTTGTCAGGAACTTGGAATTTCCCCTTCTAATTATTGGCAGATCATCCACAGAGCCAAACTGCAGTTGAGAGATTGTATTGAAACAAACTGGATAACAGACCTTTAA
- a CDS encoding peroxidase-related enzyme (This protein belongs to a clade of uncharacterized proteins related to peroxidases such as the alkylhydroperoxidase AhpD.) yields MSRIQVIQPEEATGRLKEIYDDIMEKRGKIAEIHKIQSLRPESIIKHIDLYLEIMFSKSELSRADREMMAVIVSVFNECEYCRLHHAEALNHYWKDEERINRLISNLEDAGLSEHQKTLCRFAKELTINPGSFTDDSRIEFLKNKGFSDNAILDATLVVAYFNFVNRIVLSLGVEADEEEVKGYKF; encoded by the coding sequence ATGAGCAGAATTCAGGTCATTCAACCCGAAGAAGCCACCGGCAGACTTAAAGAAATTTATGACGACATAATGGAAAAAAGGGGGAAAATTGCGGAAATCCATAAAATACAAAGTCTGCGACCTGAAAGCATTATAAAACATATCGATTTGTACCTCGAAATCATGTTTTCAAAGTCGGAATTATCCAGAGCTGACAGGGAGATGATGGCGGTGATCGTATCGGTATTTAATGAATGTGAATATTGCAGGTTGCATCATGCGGAGGCGCTTAATCACTACTGGAAAGATGAGGAGAGAATCAACCGGTTAATCAGCAATTTAGAAGATGCCGGATTGAGCGAACACCAGAAAACCTTGTGCCGCTTTGCAAAGGAACTGACAATCAACCCGGGCAGTTTTACAGATGATTCCCGTATTGAATTTTTGAAAAACAAAGGATTCAGCGATAATGCCATATTAGACGCTACCCTGGTGGTGGCCTACTTTAATTTTGTAAACCGGATTGTCCTTTCCCTGGGTGTAGAAGCCGATGAAGAAGAAGTAAAAGGATATAAATTTTAA